The sequence below is a genomic window from Candidatus Poribacteria bacterium.
CTCTCTAACCTCCTCCCATCTGTTCACCGCCCAAAGCCACATCCCTCTTAGCGATCTCTCACCGCAGACTGATGCCAGGATAAGCAGTGATAATATCTTGTTAAGCGGTAGTCGGTTATTTTGGACAGCCTGGCGAATAAGCTGTTGGGATGGACATATCGGCCTGCCACGAGCATCTTTCTCACCTCCTTCCTGGTGGTCTCTGTGATAGTATACTAAATCATACAATCATTGAAAAGCCCTATCACCAGGAGAAGTTTCTTGACAGATTTGAACATTTGTGGTATATTATAAACGTTTAAATTTGAATATTATTGAACAATGGAGGCGTCGGAGATGGAGCTAAGAGGGATAAGTTTTATCCCCTTCGTCCTTGGATTTTCACTTGTCGTCGCCTCGCTTGGGATGTGTGATGCGGTCGCCATATGGCTCTTCGATGAAGGGGAGGGGAAGGTCGTGAGGGATTCCTCAGGCAATGGAAACGACGGGGAGATCACGGGAATACCCCTCTGGGTTGACGGCAAATTCGGCAAGGCGTTATACTTCGACATGGGCAAGAAAGGTGTCGATTACATCACCGTCCCCGATAGCGACGTCCTCGACCTTGAGGATAGCGTAACCGTGATGGCATGGATAAAGCCGGAGGAGATAGGTGGGTTGAGGTTCATCCTGAAGAAGGAGGCCGTATATGAGCCGATACTCGTCGATGATAAAGCCGCCTTCTACATAGCAAATCCCTCCGAGAAGTGGAAAGACCCGGCCAAAGGCTCAACTTCCCTCAAGGTGGGTGAGTGGTATCACATAGCGGGGACGTTCGACGGTGAAACGATAAGGGTCTACGTGAACGGTAAGCCGGACGGCGAGGCGAAATACAAGGGAAAGATAGGGGTAACCGACAGGGTGATAATGATGGGCTCGAACGTCATGAACAATCAGCCGCTGAGGAACGTTCCGCCGTTTGTAGGGGTTATGGATGAGGTCGCTATCTTCGACGAGGCCCTGAGCGAGGATGTGATAAGGTCGTTGATGACGAAGGGTTTAGCTTCCCTCATGGACGTGGAACCTGAGGGGAAGCTGAGCGTAACATGGGGTGAGATTAAACTGAGATAAGAGGGGGAAAATGGAAAAGGTTAAGTCCATTCTAGTCCCATTCGGATATCCTGACTACCCTCAGGATGTCGTTGAAAGGTTCATATCCGAATCCGAGGAGATGTTGAAAGGTCTGGATATTGATCTTAAAACCACCAAGGCTGTGATCCGCCTGGAGGATGTTCCCTTCGTAGCAAGGGAGATCCGGGAAAGCGAGTTCGACCTCATAATAGCCCTTCTCGTCTCATGGGTCGAGGCGCCGAACGTCGTGGCTACGTTGAGGGATTTCTTCACCCGCCCGATACTGCTTTGGAGCCACACGACCTACATGGAGGACGGGGTGCGTATAACGCTCGGACCCATGCCTGCGGCGGGTGTGCTGAGGGAGACCTTCGAGGAGATGGGGGTTAACTTCAAGTTCGTCTACGGGATGCCCGACTCAAAGGGGGTGAGGGAGGAGATAAGCTCCTACGCTAAGGTGGCGAGGGCCCTCCGATCCCTTCAAAGGTCAAGGGTCGGACTTTTCGGATATTTCTCGATGGGGATGTATACAGGAGCTTTCGATCACACAAAGATCAGAGGAACGCTGGGCCCGGAGATAGTTCATCTCGATCAATACCTGATAGTGAAAAGGGCTGAAAGCGTTAAAGAGGGGGAGGTAAGGGAGCTTGTGGAGAGGGCGAAAGCTGAATGGGAGCTTGACGATGTGGTGAAGGAGGAGGATATAACGCTCGTGATGAAGCTCTATCTAGCCCTTAAGTCACTTGTGGATGAGAATAAACTGGATGCCTTAACGGTCAAATGTCAGTATGAGCTCTCCAGGGAATACGGGGTGGCCCCATGCATCCCCCTTTCACTGCTTGGAGATGAGATGCCGTGCTCATGTGAGGGTGATATCCCGCTGATCCTCTCTCAACTGATCCTACATCACCTTACAGGCGGCGGGGTGACAAGTTACGGTGACGTTCACGATATCCTGGATGATAACGGGATAATCCTCGCCGCATGCGGATTCGCCCCCCTTTCGCTCGCTCAGGGCAGGCCGAAGATATCGAGGCATACGGCCCTATATGAGGGGCTTCTGAACATGTCACCCTACAAGGAGGGGGAGGTGACGTTGGCCCGTCTCGCCTCAGATAAGGAGGGGTACAAGATGCACATCGCGACGGGTTTCGCCTCCGCTCCCCCACCGTTTCACGAGATAGGATGTCCTCCTTATGCCGGCATGAAGGTCGTCCTGGACGGTGATGCGCATGATTTCATCGGGAACCTCTTCAGCCAGCATTACGCCGTGGTCTACGGAGATGTGAGGAGGGAACTTGAGGAGCTGTGTGATCTGCTCAGCATCAGGAAGGTGATCTCATGAGAGAGGGATAAACATGAGCGTCGTTCTGTGCGGGTTCACGGCTTCTTTGACGACTCAGTGAGCGTTTAAATAGCAGAGGGGGAAAGAGATGTATTTCGATATTCCATACGATAAGCGCTGGGCATGGGTCGATCCGGACTCGATACCGAGGATAA
It includes:
- a CDS encoding LamG domain-containing protein — translated: MELRGISFIPFVLGFSLVVASLGMCDAVAIWLFDEGEGKVVRDSSGNGNDGEITGIPLWVDGKFGKALYFDMGKKGVDYITVPDSDVLDLEDSVTVMAWIKPEEIGGLRFILKKEAVYEPILVDDKAAFYIANPSEKWKDPAKGSTSLKVGEWYHIAGTFDGETIRVYVNGKPDGEAKYKGKIGVTDRVIMMGSNVMNNQPLRNVPPFVGVMDEVAIFDEALSEDVIRSLMTKGLASLMDVEPEGKLSVTWGEIKLR